CCTAAAAGAGTTGCGCGCAAAAAATGGCTGGAGCCAAACCGTCTTAGCACAAAAGATTTCCGTTTCACGTCAAACCATCAGTTTGATAGAGCGAGGAGATTATCACCCCTCCATCGTGCTTTCCTTAAGAATTGCTCATGCTTTTGATGTAACTGTAGAGGAAGTCTTCACACTGACAGAGGAGGAATGACGATGTTCAAAACATCCACGTTAAAGTGGATCACTATGGTTATCATTACGTTAATTCTGTTCTCAATTATTCGCACGTTGTCGTTTAAATTTC
Above is a window of Mechercharimyces sp. CAU 1602 DNA encoding:
- a CDS encoding helix-turn-helix transcriptional regulator, whose protein sequence is MMLVNRLKELRAKNGWSQTVLAQKISVSRQTISLIERGDYHPSIVLSLRIAHAFDVTVEEVFTLTEEE